AGCATCTGGAGTGCAACGCGGCCTGCGACTTCGCGCCGGTCATGATGGTCAACTGGGAGTTCTTCGACCACCAGACCCCCGAGTCGGCCGTCGACCTGGTCGACCGGCTGCGCGCCGGGGAGGTCGTGCAGGCCACCCGCGGCGCCACCATCACGTCATGGCGTGACGCCGAGCGGGTGCTCGCCGGGTTCGAGGACGGCCGGGTCGACGAGGGACCCGCTGCGGCCGGGCCCTCGCTGGCCGGGCTGCAGATCGCCGGCGAACGCGGGTGGAGCGCACCGGCCACCGACGACGCCCCGGCGGGCGACCGGTCCGCCGCGGTGCCCGACGACAGCGCCACCGAGGCGGCCGACGCCGCCGACACGAGCCGCGCGGAGTCCGAGACCGTCGTCGAGACGTCCGACGCCGACGCCCGAGGAGGCGCAGATGACTGACGTGCTGACCCCCGTCCTCAGTCGCAACTGGGCCGACGACCGTGCCTGGACGCTGGCCGCCTACGAGGCGCAGGGCGGCTACGACGGGCTCCGCCGGGCCGTCACGATGGAGCCGGGCGAGATCATCGAGCTGGTCAAGGACTCCGGGCTGCGCGGTCGTGGTGGTGCCGGGTTCCCCACCGGCATGAAGTGGAGCTTCATCCCGGCCGACAACCCCAACCCGCGCTACCTGGTGGTCAACGCCGACGAGTCCGAGCCGGGCACCTGCAAGGACATCCCGCTCATGATGGCGAGCCCGCACACGCTCGTCGAGGGCGTCATCATCGCCTCCCGGGCGATCGGCGCCGAGACGGCGTTCATCTACGTGCGCGGCGAGGTCCTGCACGTCGTGCGCCGGCTGCAGGCCGCGGTGCGCGAGGCCTACGAGGCCGGCTACCTCGGTGCCGACGTGGCCGGGTCCGGGACCCGCCTGGACGTCGTGGTCCACGCCGGTGCCGGGGCCTACATCTGTGGCGAGGAGACGGCGTTGCTGGACTCCCTGGAGGGGCGCCGCGGTCAGCCGCGGCTCCGCCCGCCGTTCCCCGCCGTCGCGGGTCTGTACGCGAGCCCCACGGTGATCAACAACGTCGAGTCGATCGCCTCGGTGCCGGCGATCCTGGCCCACGGCGTGG
The Aeromicrobium marinum DSM 15272 genome window above contains:
- the nuoE gene encoding NADH-quinone oxidoreductase subunit NuoE — encoded protein: MSTLDDQTVGELREIAGRYPEARSGLLPMLHLVQSVQGHVTTEGIETCAEILGLSPAEVSGVATFYTMYKRRPMGTHHVGVCTNTLCAVMGGDAILERLQEHLDVANDETTADGAVTLEHLECNAACDFAPVMMVNWEFFDHQTPESAVDLVDRLRAGEVVQATRGATITSWRDAERVLAGFEDGRVDEGPAAAGPSLAGLQIAGERGWSAPATDDAPAGDRSAAVPDDSATEAADAADTSRAESETVVETSDADARGGADD
- the nuoF gene encoding NADH-quinone oxidoreductase subunit NuoF codes for the protein MTDVLTPVLSRNWADDRAWTLAAYEAQGGYDGLRRAVTMEPGEIIELVKDSGLRGRGGAGFPTGMKWSFIPADNPNPRYLVVNADESEPGTCKDIPLMMASPHTLVEGVIIASRAIGAETAFIYVRGEVLHVVRRLQAAVREAYEAGYLGADVAGSGTRLDVVVHAGAGAYICGEETALLDSLEGRRGQPRLRPPFPAVAGLYASPTVINNVESIASVPAILAHGVDWFGSMGTEKSKGFTLYSLSGHVKRPGQYEAPLGITLREILELGGGMRDGSELKFWTPGGSSTPILTAEHLDVPLDYEGVGAAGSMLGTKALQVFDQTTSVVRCVLRWTEFYKHESCGKCTPCREGTWWLVQTLRRLDSGQGQAGDIELLLDLCDNILGRSFCALGDGATSPITSAIQYFRSEFDAGMHTPSAELFPPAASTLFGQEVPA